A single genomic interval of Nerophis ophidion isolate RoL-2023_Sa linkage group LG11, RoL_Noph_v1.0, whole genome shotgun sequence harbors:
- the LOC133561478 gene encoding LOW QUALITY PROTEIN: uncharacterized protein LOC133561478 (The sequence of the model RefSeq protein was modified relative to this genomic sequence to represent the inferred CDS: substituted 2 bases at 2 genomic stop codons) has translation MTTIIVSIAAERFGEEEKKSSGTTYLKNQRAVRIHNIRQEMKALKSQXKKAGDEERIGLAQLMCILRNKIRVLRRAEWHRRRRRXRARKRAAFISNPFKFTKDLLGQKRSGKLASSQEDIDQHLKQTYSDPAREQELGGCNILIDPPEPEVQFDMSELQLKEVREVVRRARARSASGPSGTSYKVYKNCPIILLRLWKILRVFWRRGRIPEQWRVAEGVWISKEENSTQLDQFRIISLLCVEAKIFFSTVSKRLCTYLCQNTYIDTSVQKGGISGMPGCLEHTGVVTQLIREARENKGDLSVLWLDLANAFGSIPHKLVQLRLTKHHVPSRCRDLIADYYTNFRMRVSSGAITSRWHKVEIVKILGKVFDSSLRDTTSIQSTCTELDGWLKSVDKSGLPGKFKAWVCQHGILPRILWPLLVYAVPISTVETLERRVSSHLRRWLGLPKSLSSLALYGNTNKLQLPFKSLEEEFKVARAREVVQLRDSRDPKVAKAGIQVRTGRKWRAEDAVQEAEARLRQRSLVGEVTRGRAGLGSFPFPQLKTSGKEGRCLVQEEVKAAVEEIRTCKAVGLKQQGAWTRWENAVERKLTWAELWKAELWKAEPHRIKFLIQAVYDVLPSPSNLHTWGIAETPACPLCSKQGTLEHILSCCTRALGDGRYRWRHDQVLKTIAETISAGLVWEKQFRPLKKIIAFVRAGEQPTPARRTSAGILTSARDWQLLVDLEHQLKFPSHIAVTTLRPDIVLVSESTKQVVLLELTVPWEDRLEEAFERKLSKYAGLVSDCQQAGWRVRCLPVEVGCRGFAARSLTRAFSTLGIEGERRRRAIRSTTDTAERAS, from the exons ATGACAACAATCATTGTCAGTATCGCTGCTGAACGATTCGGCGAGGAGGAGAAGAAAAGCTCCGGAACAACGTACTTAAAGAATCAAAGAGCTGTGAGGATCCACAACATCAGGCAGGAGATGAAAGCACTGAAGTCCCAATAGAAGAAGGCCGGAGATGAGGAACGTATTGGCCTGGCCCAGCTAATGTGCATCCTGCGGAATAAGATCAGGGTTCTTCGCCGGGCTGAGTGGCATCGGAGGCGGCGCCGTTAAAGGGCACGCAAGCGTGCTGCCTTTATCTCCAACCCCTTCAAGTTCACTAAGGATTTGTTGGGGCAGAAGCGCAGTGGTAAACTTGCCTCCTCGCAGGAAGACATAGACCAACATCTGAAGCAGACGTACAGCGACCCCGCAAGAGAGCAGGAGTTGGGAGGGTGTAACATCCTCATAGACCCCCCTGAACCGGAGGTGCAGTTTGACATGTCAGAACTGCAGCTAAAGGAAGTCAGGGAGGTTGTCCGCAGAGCAAGGGCACGCTCTGCTTCAGGACCAAGTGGCACTTCATACAAGGTGTATAAGAACTGTCCCATAATCCTGCTGCGTCTGTGGAAAATCCTGCGAGTCTTCTGGAGAAGAGGGAGGATCCCAGAACAATGGAGAGTAGCTGAAGGGGTGTGGATCTCGAAGGAGGAAAACTCCACCCAGCTAGACCAGTTCCGCATCATCTCCCTGCTGTGCGTCGAGGCAAAGATCTTCTTCAGCACTGTTTCCAAACGACTGTGTACCTACCTGTGTCAGAACACCTACATCGACACATCTGTCCAGAAGGGAGGCATTTCAGGAATGCCGGGCTGTCTGgagcataccggtgtggtgacacAGCTCATTCGAGAGGCAAGAGAGAACAAGGGCGACCTGTCAGTGCTTTGGCTTGACCTGGCAAATGCATTCGGCTCCATTCCACACAAGCTGGTTCAGCTCAGATTAACAAAACATCATGTCCCCAGCAGATGTAGAGACCTCATTGCTGATTACTACACCAATTTCAGGATGAGGGTCTCCTCGGGAGCAATAACATCTCGTTGGCACAAGGTGGAGATCG TCAAGATTTTGGGCAAGGTTTTTGACAGCTCTCTGAGAGATACCACATCTATCCAGTCGACCTGCACTGAGTTGGATGGCTGGCTGAAATCCGTGGACAAGTCAGGCCTACCTGGAAAGTTCAAAGCCTGGGTCTGCCAACATGGCATTCTTCCCAGGATCCTGTGGCCCCTCCTTGTCTATGCAGTCCCCATCTCAACAGTGGAGACCTTAGAGAGGAGGGTCAGTAGCCACCTCCGGAGATGGCTGGGATTACCAAAGAGCCTGAGCAGCCTCGCACTCTACGGGAACACCAACAAACTGCAACTACCCTTCAAATCCTTGGAGGAAGAGTTCAAGGTAGCAAGAGCCAGAGAAGTGGTTCAGCTCAGGGACTCACGAGATCCGAAGGTGGCTAAAGCAGGGATCCAAGTGAGGACTGGTAGAAAGTGGAGGGCTGAGGATGCAGTTCAAGAGGCAGAGGCAAGGCTGCGTCAAAGAAGCCTGGTGGGAGAGGTCACTCGAGGCAGAGCTGGGCTAGGCTCCTTTCCATTTCCCCAATTGAAAACCAGCGGGAAGGAAGGGCGCTGCCTTGTTCAGGAGGAGGTGAAAGCTGCAGTGGAGGAAATTAGAACTTGCAAGGCAGTGGGATTGAAGCAACAGGGAGCTTGGACAAGATGGGAGAATGCGGTTGAGAGGAAATTGACCTGGGCCGAGCTGTGGAAAGCCGAGCTGTGGAAAGCCGAGCCTCACCGCATTAAATTCCTCATCCAGGCAGTGTACGATGTGCTTCCAAGCCCATCTAACCTGCACACATGGGGCATAGCAGAGACACCAGCATGCCCATTATGTTCCAAGCAAGGAACCCTGGAACATATCCTCAGCTGCTGCACCAGGGCACTTGGAGATGGTCGGTACCGCTGGAGGCATGACCAAGTCCTTAAGACCATTGCTGAAACCATCAGCGCAGGACTGGTGTGGGAGAAGCAGTTCCGACCCTTGAAGAAAATCATCGCCTTTGTCAGAGCTGGGGAGCAGCCAACCCCTGCCAGAAGAACTTCTGCGGGCATTCTAACCTCTGCAAGAGACTGGCAGCTGTTGGTGGACCTTGAACATCAGCTGAAGTTCCCCAGCCACATTGCAGTCACCACCCTGCGaccagacattgtcctcgtgtctgagtccacCAAGCAGGTAGTGCTGCTGGAGCTCACCGTCCCATGGGAAGACCGCCTGGAAGAAGCCTTTGAGAGGAAGCTCTCCaagtacgcgggactggtcagtGACTGTCAGCAGGCTGGCTGGAGAGTGAGGTGCCTCCCAGTTGAGGTTGGATGCAGGGGTTTTGCAGCCCGCTCCTTGACCAGAGCCTTCAGCACTTTGGGCATCGAGggagagagaaggaggagagccATCCGCAGTACCACCGATACGGCAGAGAGGGCCTCATGA